The proteins below are encoded in one region of Misgurnus anguillicaudatus chromosome 24, ASM2758022v2, whole genome shotgun sequence:
- the kpna4 gene encoding importin subunit alpha-3 isoform X2 has product MSDSEKLDKQRLKNFKNKGRDLETMRRQRTEVVVELRKNKRDEHLLKRRNVPHEDICDDSDADGDFRSNTSLEAIVQNATSDNQGIQLSAVQAARKLLSSDRNPPIDDLIKSGILPILVHCLDRDDNPSLQFEAAWALTNIASGTSEQTQAVVQSNAVPLFLRLLQSPHQNVCEQAVWALGNIIGDGPQCRDYVISLGVVKPLLSFISPSIPITFLRNVTWVMVNLCRHKDPPPPMETIQEILPALCVLIHHTDVNILVDTVWALSYLTDAGNEQIQMVIDSGIVPYLVPLLSHQEVKVQTAALRAVGNIVTGTDEQTQVVLNCDALGHFPALLTHPKEKINKEAVWFLSNITAGNQQQVQAVIDANLVPMIIQLLDKGDFGTQKEAAWAISNLTISGRKDQVAYLIQQQVIPPFCNLLTVKDAQVVQVVLDGLSNILKMADDEAETIANLIEECGGLEKIEQLQNHENEDIYKLAYEIIDQFFSSDDIDEDSNLVPEAIQGGTYGFNSSTNVPAEGFQF; this is encoded by the exons ACGATGAGAAGGCAGCGAACAGAAGTGGTGGTTGAACTCCGAAAG AATAAAAGAGATGAGCACCTGCTGAAGAGGAGGAACGTACCACATGAAGATATCTGTGATGATTCAGATGCTGATGGAGATTTCAGATCA AACACCTCTCTTGAAGCCATAGTGCAG aaCGCAACCAGTGATAACCAGGGCATTCAGCTGAGTGCTGTACAGGCCGCGCG GAAGCTGCTTTCGAGTGACCGTAACCCTCCGATAGATGACCTGATCAAGTCTGGTATCCTGCCCATCCTGGTGCACTGTCTGGACAGAGATGACAATCCTTCTCTTCAGTTTGAAGCGGCCTGGGCTTTGACCAACATCGCTTCAGGCACGTCTGAGCAGACGCAGGCTGTGGTCCAGTCAA ATGCAGTTCCTCTGTTCCTGCGACTGCTGCAGTCCCCTCATCAGAATGTATGTGAACAGGCTGTCTGGGCTTTAGGTAACATCATTG GTGATGGTCCACAGTGCAGAGATTATGTCATCAGTCTGGGAGTGGTCAAACCTCTTCTGTCCTTCATCAGTCCATCCATACCCATCACCTTCCTCCGCAATGTCACCTGGGTCATGGTTAACCTGTGTCGTCACAAGGACCCTCCTCCACCCATGGAGACCATTCAGGAG ATTCTTCCTGCGCTGTGTGTATTGATTCACCACACTGATGTCAAT ATTCTGGTAGACACTGTTTGGGCTCTGTCGTACCTGACTGATGCTGGGAATGAGCAGATTCAGATGGTCATTGACTCTGGGATTGTACCGTACCTCGTCCCCTTACTCAGCCACCAGGAGGTTAAAGTTCAG ACTGCAGCGTTGCGAGCTGTGGGAAACATTGTGACAGGAACTGATGAACAAACTCAGGTTGTGTTGAACTGTGATGCGCTGGGTCACTTTCCTGCTCTGCTCACACACCCCAAAGAGAAGATCAATAAG GAGGCTGTGTGGTTCCTTTCCAACATCACGGCAGGGAACCAGCAACAGGTCCAggcggttattgatgctaacCTGGTGCCCATGATTATACAGCTGCTGGATA AGGGTGATTTTGGCACTCAGAAAGAGGCAGCATGGGCCATCAGTAACCTGACCATCAGTGGCAGGAAGGATCAg GTGGCGTACTTGATCCAGCAGCAGGTGATTCCTCCCTTCTGTAATCTGCTGACAGTGAAGGATGCTCAGGTGGTACAGGTGGTTTTGGATGGGCTCAGTAATATACTTAAGATGGCTGATGATGAAGCAGAGACCATCGCTAACCTCATAGAGGAGTGTGGAG GTTTGGAGAAGATCGAACAGCTACAGAATCATGAGAATGAGGACATCTACAAACTGGCTTATGAAATCATCGATCAATTTTTCTCATCTGATGAT ATCGATGAGGACTCAAACCTGGTTCCCGAGGCCATCCAAGGGGGAACGTACGGGTTCAATTCCTCGACCAACGTGCCAGCGGAAGGATTCCAGTTCTAG
- the kpna4 gene encoding importin subunit alpha-3 isoform X1, whose product MSDSEKLDKQRLKNFKNKGRDLETMRRQRTEVVVELRKNKRDEHLLKRRNVPHEDICDDSDADGDFRSQNTSLEAIVQNATSDNQGIQLSAVQAARKLLSSDRNPPIDDLIKSGILPILVHCLDRDDNPSLQFEAAWALTNIASGTSEQTQAVVQSNAVPLFLRLLQSPHQNVCEQAVWALGNIIGDGPQCRDYVISLGVVKPLLSFISPSIPITFLRNVTWVMVNLCRHKDPPPPMETIQEILPALCVLIHHTDVNILVDTVWALSYLTDAGNEQIQMVIDSGIVPYLVPLLSHQEVKVQTAALRAVGNIVTGTDEQTQVVLNCDALGHFPALLTHPKEKINKEAVWFLSNITAGNQQQVQAVIDANLVPMIIQLLDKGDFGTQKEAAWAISNLTISGRKDQVAYLIQQQVIPPFCNLLTVKDAQVVQVVLDGLSNILKMADDEAETIANLIEECGGLEKIEQLQNHENEDIYKLAYEIIDQFFSSDDIDEDSNLVPEAIQGGTYGFNSSTNVPAEGFQF is encoded by the exons ACGATGAGAAGGCAGCGAACAGAAGTGGTGGTTGAACTCCGAAAG AATAAAAGAGATGAGCACCTGCTGAAGAGGAGGAACGTACCACATGAAGATATCTGTGATGATTCAGATGCTGATGGAGATTTCAGATCA CAGAACACCTCTCTTGAAGCCATAGTGCAG aaCGCAACCAGTGATAACCAGGGCATTCAGCTGAGTGCTGTACAGGCCGCGCG GAAGCTGCTTTCGAGTGACCGTAACCCTCCGATAGATGACCTGATCAAGTCTGGTATCCTGCCCATCCTGGTGCACTGTCTGGACAGAGATGACAATCCTTCTCTTCAGTTTGAAGCGGCCTGGGCTTTGACCAACATCGCTTCAGGCACGTCTGAGCAGACGCAGGCTGTGGTCCAGTCAA ATGCAGTTCCTCTGTTCCTGCGACTGCTGCAGTCCCCTCATCAGAATGTATGTGAACAGGCTGTCTGGGCTTTAGGTAACATCATTG GTGATGGTCCACAGTGCAGAGATTATGTCATCAGTCTGGGAGTGGTCAAACCTCTTCTGTCCTTCATCAGTCCATCCATACCCATCACCTTCCTCCGCAATGTCACCTGGGTCATGGTTAACCTGTGTCGTCACAAGGACCCTCCTCCACCCATGGAGACCATTCAGGAG ATTCTTCCTGCGCTGTGTGTATTGATTCACCACACTGATGTCAAT ATTCTGGTAGACACTGTTTGGGCTCTGTCGTACCTGACTGATGCTGGGAATGAGCAGATTCAGATGGTCATTGACTCTGGGATTGTACCGTACCTCGTCCCCTTACTCAGCCACCAGGAGGTTAAAGTTCAG ACTGCAGCGTTGCGAGCTGTGGGAAACATTGTGACAGGAACTGATGAACAAACTCAGGTTGTGTTGAACTGTGATGCGCTGGGTCACTTTCCTGCTCTGCTCACACACCCCAAAGAGAAGATCAATAAG GAGGCTGTGTGGTTCCTTTCCAACATCACGGCAGGGAACCAGCAACAGGTCCAggcggttattgatgctaacCTGGTGCCCATGATTATACAGCTGCTGGATA AGGGTGATTTTGGCACTCAGAAAGAGGCAGCATGGGCCATCAGTAACCTGACCATCAGTGGCAGGAAGGATCAg GTGGCGTACTTGATCCAGCAGCAGGTGATTCCTCCCTTCTGTAATCTGCTGACAGTGAAGGATGCTCAGGTGGTACAGGTGGTTTTGGATGGGCTCAGTAATATACTTAAGATGGCTGATGATGAAGCAGAGACCATCGCTAACCTCATAGAGGAGTGTGGAG GTTTGGAGAAGATCGAACAGCTACAGAATCATGAGAATGAGGACATCTACAAACTGGCTTATGAAATCATCGATCAATTTTTCTCATCTGATGAT ATCGATGAGGACTCAAACCTGGTTCCCGAGGCCATCCAAGGGGGAACGTACGGGTTCAATTCCTCGACCAACGTGCCAGCGGAAGGATTCCAGTTCTAG